One region of Pogona vitticeps strain Pit_001003342236 chromosome 1, PviZW2.1, whole genome shotgun sequence genomic DNA includes:
- the DYNC2LI1 gene encoding cytoplasmic dynein 2 light intermediate chain 1 isoform X11, whose protein sequence is MPGSSDTLWDIAKAEVEKRESHEGDRDGLERSLFFIGNKNGGKTTIILRCLDRDEIPKPTLALEYTFGRRAKGHNTPKDIANFWELGGGTSLLDLIPVPITTTNIRTLSIVLVLDLSKPNELWPAMESLLQVTRKHVDRIITKLGQTNPKAATEIKQKMWNNLPKDHPEFDSEMKKIIYKTLRFVSHYYGASLVFTSKSEALLLKTRTLINHLAFGFDRGKSMSVDQNKPLFIPAGMDSLSQIGPPPAAESDIGKLNAQTPMDLWNKVFEKAFPPKNIGVFKEVKDPAQDPQYAEYEVDVMRGQKNQIKHRKTHLNREHRVLSSKDAGHRDW, encoded by the exons ATGCCTGGAAGCAG TGACACCTTATGGGATATTGCTAAAGCAGAAGTCGAGAAAAGAGAAAGCCATGAAGGTGACAGAGATGGCCTGGAAAGATCATTGTTTTTTATAGGAAATAAAAATGGG GGAAAGACTACTATTATACTGAGGTGCCTTGACAG GGATGAAATTCCAAAACCAACACTAGCTTTGGAGTACACTTTTGGAAGGCGAGCAAAAGGACACAACACA CCTAAAGACATTGCTAATTTTTGGGAACTAGGTGGTGGAACTTCTCTGTTGGACCTGATTCCTGTACCAATAACTACAACTAACATAAG GACACTTTCAATAGTTCTTGTTTTGGATCTTTCAAAACCAAATGAACTTTGGCCAGCCATGGAGAGCCTTCTGCAAGTTACTAGGAAGCATGTTGACAGAATTATAACAAAACTGGGGCAAACGAATCCTAAAGCAGCAacagaaattaaacagaaaatgTGGAACAATTTACCAAAGGATCATCCA GAATTTGACTCtgagatgaaaaaaataatatataagaCACTTCGATTTGTTTCTCACTATTATGGAGCATCTTTAGTG ttcaccaGCAAATCTGAAGCTCTGCTGTTGAAAACACGCACACTCATTAACCATTTAGCCTTTGGCTTTGATAGAGG caaATCCATGTCAGTGGATCAGAATAAGCCACTGTTTATTCCAGCAGGAATGGACTCTCTCAGTCAAATAG GgccccctcctgctgctgagagTGATATAGGAAAACTGAATGCCCAGACTCCAATGGATCTATGGAACAAAGTATTTGAGAAGGCATTTCCACCAAAA AATATTGGTGTTTTCAAAGAAGTCAAGGACCCAGCTCAGGATCCTCAGTATGCTGAATATGAAGTTGATGTTATGCGAGGTCAAAAGAACCAG ATAAAGCATAGAAAGACACATTTAAatagagagcacagagtgctgtcctctaaagatgctggccacagagactggtga
- the DYNC2LI1 gene encoding cytoplasmic dynein 2 light intermediate chain 1 isoform X1, with product MCKITAVQMNPSIFGQSDTLWDIAKAEVEKRESHEGDRDGLERSLFFIGNKNGGKTTIILRCLDRDEIPKPTLALEYTFGRRAKGHNTPKDIANFWELGGGTSLLDLIPVPITTTNIRTLSIVLVLDLSKPNELWPAMESLLQVTRKHVDRIITKLGQTNPKAATEIKQKMWNNLPKDHPDRELIDPFPIPLIIIGSKYDLFHEFDSEMKKIIYKTLRFVSHYYGASLVFTSKSEALLLKTRTLINHLAFGFDRGKSMSVDQNKPLFIPAGMDSLSQIGPPPAAESDIGKLNAQTPMDLWNKVFEKAFPPKNIGVFKEVKDPAQDPQYAEYEVDVMRGQKNQIKHRKTHLNREHRVLSSKDAGHRDW from the exons ATGTGTAAGATTACAGCTGTGCAGATGAACCCGAGCATCTTTGGTCAGAG TGACACCTTATGGGATATTGCTAAAGCAGAAGTCGAGAAAAGAGAAAGCCATGAAGGTGACAGAGATGGCCTGGAAAGATCATTGTTTTTTATAGGAAATAAAAATGGG GGAAAGACTACTATTATACTGAGGTGCCTTGACAG GGATGAAATTCCAAAACCAACACTAGCTTTGGAGTACACTTTTGGAAGGCGAGCAAAAGGACACAACACA CCTAAAGACATTGCTAATTTTTGGGAACTAGGTGGTGGAACTTCTCTGTTGGACCTGATTCCTGTACCAATAACTACAACTAACATAAG GACACTTTCAATAGTTCTTGTTTTGGATCTTTCAAAACCAAATGAACTTTGGCCAGCCATGGAGAGCCTTCTGCAAGTTACTAGGAAGCATGTTGACAGAATTATAACAAAACTGGGGCAAACGAATCCTAAAGCAGCAacagaaattaaacagaaaatgTGGAACAATTTACCAAAGGATCATCCA GATCGTGAACTGATTGACCCATTTCCAATTCCACTGATTATAATTGGAAGCAAATATGATCTGTTTCAT GAATTTGACTCtgagatgaaaaaaataatatataagaCACTTCGATTTGTTTCTCACTATTATGGAGCATCTTTAGTG ttcaccaGCAAATCTGAAGCTCTGCTGTTGAAAACACGCACACTCATTAACCATTTAGCCTTTGGCTTTGATAGAGG caaATCCATGTCAGTGGATCAGAATAAGCCACTGTTTATTCCAGCAGGAATGGACTCTCTCAGTCAAATAG GgccccctcctgctgctgagagTGATATAGGAAAACTGAATGCCCAGACTCCAATGGATCTATGGAACAAAGTATTTGAGAAGGCATTTCCACCAAAA AATATTGGTGTTTTCAAAGAAGTCAAGGACCCAGCTCAGGATCCTCAGTATGCTGAATATGAAGTTGATGTTATGCGAGGTCAAAAGAACCAG ATAAAGCATAGAAAGACACATTTAAatagagagcacagagtgctgtcctctaaagatgctggccacagagactggtga
- the DYNC2LI1 gene encoding cytoplasmic dynein 2 light intermediate chain 1 isoform X7 — protein MCKITAVQMNPSIFGQSDTLWDIAKAEVEKRESHEGDRDGLERSLFFIGNKNGGKTTIILRCLDRDEIPKPTLALEYTFGRRAKGHNTPKDIANFWELGGGTSLLDLIPVPITTTNIRTLSIVLVLDLSKPNELWPAMESLLQVTRKHVDRIITKLGQTNPKAATEIKQKMWNNLPKDHPEFDSEMKKIIYKTLRFVSHYYGASLVFTSKSEALLLKTRTLINHLAFGFDRGKSMSVDQNKPLFIPAGMDSLSQIGPPPAAESDIGKLNAQTPMDLWNKVFEKAFPPKNIGVFKEVKDPAQDPQYAEYEVDVMRGQKNQIKHRKTHLNREHRVLSSKDAGHRDW, from the exons ATGTGTAAGATTACAGCTGTGCAGATGAACCCGAGCATCTTTGGTCAGAG TGACACCTTATGGGATATTGCTAAAGCAGAAGTCGAGAAAAGAGAAAGCCATGAAGGTGACAGAGATGGCCTGGAAAGATCATTGTTTTTTATAGGAAATAAAAATGGG GGAAAGACTACTATTATACTGAGGTGCCTTGACAG GGATGAAATTCCAAAACCAACACTAGCTTTGGAGTACACTTTTGGAAGGCGAGCAAAAGGACACAACACA CCTAAAGACATTGCTAATTTTTGGGAACTAGGTGGTGGAACTTCTCTGTTGGACCTGATTCCTGTACCAATAACTACAACTAACATAAG GACACTTTCAATAGTTCTTGTTTTGGATCTTTCAAAACCAAATGAACTTTGGCCAGCCATGGAGAGCCTTCTGCAAGTTACTAGGAAGCATGTTGACAGAATTATAACAAAACTGGGGCAAACGAATCCTAAAGCAGCAacagaaattaaacagaaaatgTGGAACAATTTACCAAAGGATCATCCA GAATTTGACTCtgagatgaaaaaaataatatataagaCACTTCGATTTGTTTCTCACTATTATGGAGCATCTTTAGTG ttcaccaGCAAATCTGAAGCTCTGCTGTTGAAAACACGCACACTCATTAACCATTTAGCCTTTGGCTTTGATAGAGG caaATCCATGTCAGTGGATCAGAATAAGCCACTGTTTATTCCAGCAGGAATGGACTCTCTCAGTCAAATAG GgccccctcctgctgctgagagTGATATAGGAAAACTGAATGCCCAGACTCCAATGGATCTATGGAACAAAGTATTTGAGAAGGCATTTCCACCAAAA AATATTGGTGTTTTCAAAGAAGTCAAGGACCCAGCTCAGGATCCTCAGTATGCTGAATATGAAGTTGATGTTATGCGAGGTCAAAAGAACCAG ATAAAGCATAGAAAGACACATTTAAatagagagcacagagtgctgtcctctaaagatgctggccacagagactggtga